The DNA region CGGACCTCAAGCCGGAGCACCTGCCGGTGTTCGACTGTGCGTTCACCCCCGCGGCCGGCACCCGCAGCATCCGCTGGAAGGCGCACATCACCATGATGGCGGCCGCGCAGCCGTTCCTGTCGGGCGCCATCTCGAAGACGGTGAACATGCCGCGCGACACCACGCCGGAAGAGATCTCCCAGGCGTACTACGACGGCTGGAAGCTCGGCCTGAAGGCGCTGGCCATCTACCGCGACGGCTCGAAGGACTCGCAGCCGCTGAACACCAAGAAGGGCGAGGGCAAGGGCGCCGGGCAGATGCCCGAAGCAACGGTCTCTCGCCCCCGCCGCGAACGCCTGCCCGACACGCGCAACAGCATCACGCACAAGTTCAGCGTGAGCGGGCACGAGGGCTACTTCACCGTGGGCCTCTTCCCGGACGGACGCCCCGGCGAGCTGTTCATCTCCATGGCCAAGGAAGGGAGCACCATCGGCGGCCTGATGGACGCGCTGGGCACCAGCGTCTCGATGAGCCTGCAGTACGGCGTCCCCCTGGCGGACTACGTGCGGAAGTTCAGCCACGTGCGGTTCGAGCCGCAGGGATTCACCAAGAACCCCGACATCCGCATCGCCAAGAGCCTGATCGACTACATCTTCCGCTGGCTGGGGATCCACTTCCTGCCCGGCTACAAGGAGGCGAGCGAAGGCAAGCTCACCGGCTACGGCCAGCTATCCCCCGAGACCGATTCTGACGAGACAGACACCGCGCCCGTCGCCAAGAAGGCCGGCGGGCAGGTCACCCAACGGCCCACGGACAAGGGACAAGACGCCAAACCGGCCGCCCAGACGGCCAGCAAGCCCAACGGCAGCCACCTGAACGGCCACGTCAACGGCAACGGCAACGCCAACGGCGCCAAGCCGCGGTTCGACGCGAAGCTGCTGGAGCAGGCGGGCGTGATGGCGCCGACGAACGACGATGGCCACCCGCACGGCACGCGCGGCGAGCAGTTCGCCGGCTTCCAGGCAGACGCCCCGCCGTGCGACGTGTGCGGCGAGATCACCGTCCGCAACGGCAACTGCTACCTGTGCCACAACTGCGGAGCGAGCATGGGGTGTAGCTAAAGAAAGCTGTCAGCGGTCAGCGGTCAGCGAGTTGACCGCAAAAAAGCTGACCGCTGAAAGCTGATAGCTGAAAGCTTCTTTGTGCTGCCGGTCGCATGAAGCTTAGGGTGACGAGCCCGCTGGCAGCGCCTTTTTTTCAAACCGATGGGGGTCGAGGCGCCAACCGCGCCCCGGCCCCTCCACCCGACGCCCCGCCGGCCGGCCCCCTCCCGCTGCCGGTGGGGCGTTCGTGGTTTGAGTTGGTAGAGCCGACTTCGCCTGACAGCCCCGCCGAACTTCCACCCAACACGAGTCACCCATGCGGTCATCCGCCGCGGCGCTGCTCGCCCTTTCCCTTCTCGCCGCCACGGCGACGGCCGACGAGCCGGTGAGCCTGCTGCAAACGGTGTCGCAGTGGCGCTACCCCGATGCCAAGATCAACGGCGCCAAGATGGCCGACGCCGCCACCGTGAACGGCGCCGGCGATCGCACCACGCCGTCAATCATGTGCAGCACGACGATGACCACCCCCGACCCGGTCGCCAAGGTGCTCGCCTTCTACCACACCCTGCTGACGCCGGCCCCCGAAGACGAACCGGCCGACGCAGAACCCGAAGACGCGGAACCAGCCGAGGCCGACCCCCAAGAGGGCCGATCGGTCCTCTTCTCCGACGAGTCGGAGGGCCGCCCGTTCGCGATGCACACGATCCTGGTCAACACCGCGACGACGTCGACCACGCTGATCGTCACCCGCGGCGTTGATGAGGAGGAGACGCGGATTACTTGGAAACGCTACGTGCGGTTTTGAGGGGGAAGGCGTCAGGCTATCTTTTCACCTACGGCGGATGCCATGTTCCACGCTCGCATGGACAGGTGACGTCCGGCAGTACCGTCCCAACTACACCGCGATGCCCATGCAAGCGTGGAACATGGCGCCGGGCCGGGCTAAGCAGCATCACAAAACTGGCAAGGATACGCGCCGGGGTCTAAACTGAATCCCTCGGCGCGAACACGCCCTCAAACAGCGCCGTCTCGGCCAGCATTGCGGTGATTGATGCGTAGACCAGCCAACGCTCGTTCCAATAAGAATCAGCCCCGCCCCAGCGTGTGGGTTCGGTGGGGGCGTTGGTTTGCTCACTATGCCGCGGCCATCACGCTGGCGAGTGTGGCCGCGGATCACGCGGGAGCGGTTACGTACAACACAATCGCGCTGAGCGGTGCGGAGGGGAGCGCGCTCGGCCTCGGGCCAGCTGTGGAAGCCGACGTCCACTTCAATAGGTTCCCCTTCGGCGCTCTCTTGAATGCGGCGGGCGATGTCACCTACTACGCCGATCTGGAAGGGCCGGGCGTCGGGACCTCCAACAATTCCGGCCTCTGGGTCAGCAGTGGGAGCGGCCCCACCGCGTTCGCCCGCGAAGGCGCCGCTGGGCCGGGGCCGAATCTCGGTGATGGGAGTTACTACGGCGCCATCCTCGGGCCCTATCAGTTCGGAGATACTGTGAGTTTCCGAGGACTGTTGAGCGGACCTCAGGTGACCTCATCGAACAATTCGACCATCCTGTCTTACGCCGAAGGCAACACATCGTTAGTGCTGCGCGGGCGCCAGCCTCTCCCAACTGGCAGTTACGACTACCCCAACGTGAGTATCCAGAACCACGGCGCGAGTTCGAGTGGAACGGTCGTTGTTCACGCACGACTGACAGAAGTCAGATACGGACCAAGCGTCTCTAGCATCCTTGCCGGCACAGACGCCAATCTTGCTGTTGTCGCAGGTACCGGAATGGAAGGACCGGGGCCGAATGTGGGTGAGGGAGCAGACTTCTACGCCTTCACGCCAAGTGGAACTTCATCGAGCAGTTCTGTTCCTGCGATCAACGCAGCAGGCGAGGTGGCGTTCTTCGGCTGGTTGTCCGGCACAGCGATCAACAACTCGAACAACAGTGGCATCTGGTCGAATGTTGGAGGATCGCTTTTCGCCGTAGCGCGAGAAGGCGCGGCCGGACCCGGGCCGGGTGTTGGCTCCGACGTGTATTTTGGAAATATCTTTGGCGGCCCCGCCCTCAGCGATGAGGGTAGCGTTGTGTTCTCAGCGAAGCTCACCGGCGCCGGCGTGAACTCGACCAACGATACGGGCATCTGGGTCCACCGCGACGGGGCGTTGTCCCCGGTGGCGCGGACGGGCGCCGAGGGAACCACCGCCGGGTACGGCCCTACCCTTGGTCCGGATGTCCATTTCCGCACGGGATTTTCCGACCTCTTCTCTCCGTCTGTCAACGCGACCGGCGACATGGTCTTCGGCTCGTACGTCACCGGCGCCGGGGTCGACGCTTCGAACAACGTCGGGATCTGGGAATCAACTCCTGAAGGGCTCTCGCTTGTAGCGCGAGCCGGCACCGACGGACCGGGGCCCAACCTGGGGCCCGGGATTCATTTTCGCCACCTTTGGACCTCAGCCATGAACAACCACGGAGACGTTGTCTTTGGCGGGTTGCTTGCTACTTCAATGCAGGTCGACAGCACCAACAATAAGGGGCTGTGGGCGTCGATCGATGGCCTGATCATTCCGATCCTTCGCAGCGGCGACGTCTTCGATGTTGATCCGGGCAACGGAGAAGACCTGCGGACGATTTCTGACGTCGACTTTGGAGGCGGGTTGCCGGGTACGACATCTTTCACGGATTCGGGTCTCATCGCGCTCATCCTCACCTTCACCGACGGCAGCAGCGGCATCTTCACCGCCCAACTCCCCGGCGTCGCCCCCATTGGCGGCGACTACAACGGCGACGGCATGATCGACGCCGCCGACTACACCGTGTGGCGCGACACCCAGGGGGCGAGCGGCGTGGGCCTGGTTGCGGACGCCAACGGCGACCTAGTCATCGACGCATTCGACTACCTCACCTGGAGGAACAACTTCGGCCAACCCGCGGTGAGTGAAACGAGCGTCTCGGATGGGGCCGCGGTCCCCGAACCCACCGCCGTGCTGCTAGCCTTGCTGGCCGGCGTTGCGATGTGGGCGGCTCCGAGATTGCATGATCCTGGCGAAAGCCCCGTGGCTTCACGGCCGCCCGCCGCCCCATGCTGAAGTAACGTAGGGTAGGTGGTTCCGCCGGCCAGCAACGCCGCCACCGTGACCCCTATGCTCCGGCGGGTTCACCTACCTTCAACGCCGACCTATGATGAACACCCGCCGCCAACGGCAAAGGTAGGTGAACCTGCCGGCGGACGGGCCTGGCTAGACATCTTCGGCGCCCGCGCGTCACACGGTGGCGGGAGATCGTGGTCGAAGTTGATGCCGGCTAGCCGGGCTGCGGGCGCCATGCCGGCGTTGGCATGCGTCGCTCGGTAGTGGTTTCCCCCCTTCAGGTCTCATGCCCCCGTTTCGTGGGCGCCGTGCAGGACCCCTTCGAGTATCTCGGGGTCGAGGTCCCCGGTGTCGCTGTGCAGCACCGAGATGTCTCCGGTGGTCTCAAAGACCACGGCCAGCACGTCGTCAACCTTGCAGGCGTT from Pirellulimonas nuda includes:
- a CDS encoding DUF7453 family protein produces the protein MRRPANARSNKNQPRPSVWVRWGRWFAHYAAAITLASVAADHAGAVTYNTIALSGAEGSALGLGPAVEADVHFNRFPFGALLNAAGDVTYYADLEGPGVGTSNNSGLWVSSGSGPTAFAREGAAGPGPNLGDGSYYGAILGPYQFGDTVSFRGLLSGPQVTSSNNSTILSYAEGNTSLVLRGRQPLPTGSYDYPNVSIQNHGASSSGTVVVHARLTEVRYGPSVSSILAGTDANLAVVAGTGMEGPGPNVGEGADFYAFTPSGTSSSSSVPAINAAGEVAFFGWLSGTAINNSNNSGIWSNVGGSLFAVAREGAAGPGPGVGSDVYFGNIFGGPALSDEGSVVFSAKLTGAGVNSTNDTGIWVHRDGALSPVARTGAEGTTAGYGPTLGPDVHFRTGFSDLFSPSVNATGDMVFGSYVTGAGVDASNNVGIWESTPEGLSLVARAGTDGPGPNLGPGIHFRHLWTSAMNNHGDVVFGGLLATSMQVDSTNNKGLWASIDGLIIPILRSGDVFDVDPGNGEDLRTISDVDFGGGLPGTTSFTDSGLIALILTFTDGSSGIFTAQLPGVAPIGGDYNGDGMIDAADYTVWRDTQGASGVGLVADANGDLVIDAFDYLTWRNNFGQPAVSETSVSDGAAVPEPTAVLLALLAGVAMWAAPRLHDPGESPVASRPPAAPC